Proteins encoded in a region of the Anaerolineae bacterium genome:
- a CDS encoding VanW family protein: protein MSQISQVIKLKTIRATRLWLPLTFVLITGGLLVIIIFTTLAYQVVYLNRIYPGVVVADIQAGGMTEAELAVAVGARASEYLSHPLTIQVSDEAWTFTGQELGMRVDVPATVGQAYAVGRQGGFLADVLTHLVLLVTPRHLEPVIGYDTGPANQILYRLTQDINYPPQDAQLIIHPDASLEVVPAQRGRQLHLESTRALIETALFNKDSRPVQAVTQEILPAIPEVEMARRQAEKWLSQPLVFKFDTDRDHIEWRMEPQIVAGLLTVTQKINATGQTQIVVEPDLAKFAPHLADFAQTINQEPVDAQLEFDDEAGVAVVRQESKDGRRLDLEAVNQQLMLFNETSTPVVRLPILVIPPGLSSQNLDNLGIKELVSEATSYFKGSSPERVHNITLAASKFNGVVVPPGQVFSFNHYLGEVNKENGFYDSLIIYGDRTAVGIGGGVCQVSTTAFRAAFFGGFEILERWAHGYRVSWYETNSIPGLDATVYTPDVDLRFRNDTDHYLLIETETDPEAGTLTFRFYSTKTEREVIVGQPALTNLVKHGPPVYEQDPTLPKGVTKQIDWAKDGLDVTITRTVKISDTVIHQDIVFSHYRPWQAVYKIGTGGR, encoded by the coding sequence ATGAGCCAAATCAGCCAGGTTATCAAACTTAAAACCATCAGAGCCACCCGGCTCTGGCTGCCGCTTACGTTTGTGCTCATTACCGGCGGGCTGCTGGTCATTATCATTTTTACCACCCTGGCTTACCAGGTAGTTTATCTTAACCGGATTTATCCGGGGGTGGTAGTGGCCGACATTCAGGCCGGAGGCATGACCGAGGCCGAATTGGCCGTGGCCGTTGGCGCGCGGGCGTCGGAATACCTGTCGCATCCGCTCACTATCCAGGTGAGCGATGAAGCCTGGACATTTACCGGCCAGGAATTAGGCATGCGCGTGGATGTTCCGGCTACGGTTGGCCAGGCCTATGCGGTGGGGCGGCAGGGCGGTTTTTTGGCCGATGTGTTGACCCATCTGGTTTTGCTGGTCACGCCGCGCCACCTTGAGCCGGTCATTGGCTACGACACCGGCCCGGCCAACCAAATCCTGTATCGTTTGACCCAGGACATCAACTACCCACCCCAAGACGCCCAATTGATTATTCATCCAGACGCCAGCCTGGAGGTGGTGCCGGCGCAACGCGGGCGGCAACTTCATCTTGAGTCCACCCGCGCCCTCATCGAAACGGCTCTTTTCAACAAAGACAGCCGACCGGTGCAGGCGGTTACGCAAGAAATTCTTCCGGCCATCCCGGAGGTGGAGATGGCCCGCCGGCAGGCTGAAAAGTGGTTAAGCCAGCCGCTTGTTTTTAAATTCGATACCGACCGCGATCATATCGAGTGGCGGATGGAGCCGCAGATTGTGGCCGGGCTGCTCACCGTCACCCAAAAGATAAACGCCACCGGCCAAACCCAAATTGTGGTTGAGCCTGATCTGGCCAAATTTGCCCCCCACCTGGCCGACTTTGCCCAAACCATCAACCAAGAACCGGTTGACGCTCAACTTGAGTTTGACGATGAGGCCGGTGTAGCGGTAGTGCGGCAAGAAAGCAAGGATGGCCGCCGGTTGGATCTGGAAGCGGTCAACCAACAATTAATGCTCTTTAATGAAACATCTACCCCCGTAGTGCGCCTGCCCATTTTGGTGATACCGCCTGGCCTATCCAGCCAAAATTTGGACAACCTGGGCATCAAAGAACTGGTCAGCGAGGCCACCTCTTATTTTAAAGGTTCCAGCCCGGAACGGGTGCACAACATAACCCTGGCCGCTTCTAAATTTAACGGCGTGGTCGTTCCGCCCGGCCAGGTCTTTTCTTTTAACCACTACCTGGGTGAGGTCAATAAAGAAAATGGTTTTTACGACTCGCTGATTATCTATGGCGACCGGACGGCGGTGGGTATTGGCGGCGGCGTGTGCCAGGTGAGCACCACGGCCTTTAGAGCGGCCTTTTTTGGCGGCTTTGAGATTTTAGAACGTTGGGCGCACGGTTACCGGGTGAGTTGGTATGAAACAAATTCCATCCCCGGCCTGGATGCCACTGTTTACACCCCCGATGTTGATCTGAGATTTCGCAACGATACGGATCATTACCTCCTCATTGAGACCGAAACCGACCCAGAGGCCGGAACCCTCACCTTTCGTTTTTATAGCACCAAAACCGAGCGAGAGGTCATTGTCGGCCAGCCGGCATTGACCAATCTGGTTAAACATGGCCCGCCGGTGTACGAACAGGACCCTACCCTGCCCAAAGGGGTTACTAAACAGATTGATTGGGCCAAAGACGGCCTGGACGTGACCATCACCCGCACTGTCAAAATAAGCGATACCGTTATCCACCAAGATATTGTTTTTAGCCATTATCGCCCCTGGCAGGCGGTCTACAAAATTGGCACAGGGGGTAGATAG
- a CDS encoding FHA domain-containing protein has translation MIKCPFCGTTHVANTLFCSECGTYLLEDDRRGTDPLGTDEIGWVGEEEEAEAGPMVKGTGPLAIRLKIGENGREVEATLNKAIHLGRLDPASDVFPEVDLTNDNGLEKGVSRRHARILKREGTVVVEDLGSINGTFINGKRLAPYLPEVLRNHDQLQLGKLLIEVEMR, from the coding sequence GTGATTAAGTGTCCATTTTGTGGAACAACTCACGTGGCTAACACTCTCTTTTGTAGTGAGTGCGGCACTTATCTGCTGGAAGATGACCGCCGTGGCACCGACCCTTTGGGCACAGATGAAATTGGATGGGTGGGGGAAGAAGAAGAAGCCGAAGCAGGTCCCATGGTTAAGGGAACAGGCCCCTTAGCCATCCGCTTGAAAATTGGCGAAAATGGACGAGAAGTTGAAGCCACCCTTAATAAAGCCATTCATCTGGGCCGACTGGATCCGGCCAGTGATGTTTTTCCCGAAGTTGATTTGACCAATGATAACGGCTTAGAAAAAGGGGTGTCCCGCCGGCACGCCAGAATTCTCAAACGAGAAGGCACCGTGGTGGTTGAAGACCTGGGCAGTATCAACGGCACCTTTATTAATGGCAAGCGGCTGGCTCCCTACCTGCCGGAAGTGCTGCGTAACCACGACCAACTCCAGCTTGGAAAACTGCTCATTGAAGTGGAAATGCGCTAA
- a CDS encoding DnaJ domain-containing protein: MQVNKNYYKILRLNPDASEDQIRKSYRTMVREFHPDVSKHPAAAELFQEIQEAYEILGDPEQRRVYNRLRESEGLDKSSAISLRPLISHKFLLTGVEEQAFYALLDITPATDLPTTRLPLNLCLVLDRSTSMQGMRLQQVKEGTRQIIDRLNDDDALSLVVFGDRAEVILPSQKSVDKAMAKSIASTIQPSGGTEMLQGLLAGLQELERNRTDESVNHLILLTDGQTYGDESGCIEKSDWAGHNQISLTTMGIGSDWNENLLDKMASLSGGTSVYIDSPRKVVEVFKSTIRNLSSVVARELTMSLSTATGVTLKEAFQVTPHIRRLDVHAEKAVLGPLGTGTDKTLLMEFRVTQENTPGKKRLLRLTVDGDVPGKSDRRNWEWVEFFAEFMPRLEGSMEIPPTIVTALGKLAIFKMQEKAMEDLEKGHISAATQRLETMATRLLNLGETDLARAALLEAGRLARTGDLSTEGRKKIRYGTRSLSILPKEIHSD, from the coding sequence ATGCAAGTCAACAAAAATTATTACAAGATACTAAGATTAAACCCTGATGCCTCTGAGGACCAAATCCGCAAGTCGTACCGCACCATGGTCCGCGAGTTTCATCCTGATGTGAGCAAACATCCGGCCGCAGCCGAGTTGTTTCAGGAAATACAAGAAGCCTACGAGATTTTGGGCGACCCGGAACAACGACGCGTTTATAATCGTTTGCGAGAGTCGGAAGGGCTTGATAAATCCTCGGCTATTAGTTTGCGCCCGCTCATTAGCCATAAATTTTTATTGACCGGCGTTGAAGAGCAAGCTTTTTACGCCCTGCTTGATATAACCCCGGCTACGGATTTACCCACCACCCGTTTGCCGCTTAACCTGTGTTTGGTGCTGGACCGCAGCACCTCTATGCAAGGAATGCGCTTACAGCAAGTTAAAGAGGGTACCCGGCAAATCATAGACCGTCTCAATGATGACGACGCGCTGAGCCTGGTGGTTTTTGGCGATCGGGCCGAAGTGATTTTGCCCAGCCAGAAGAGTGTAGATAAGGCTATGGCTAAATCAATTGCCAGCACCATTCAGCCCAGCGGCGGCACCGAAATGTTGCAGGGCCTGCTGGCCGGTTTGCAAGAATTGGAGCGGAATCGGACCGATGAATCGGTAAACCACCTGATCCTGCTCACCGATGGCCAAACTTATGGCGATGAGTCCGGCTGTATAGAAAAATCCGATTGGGCCGGCCATAATCAGATCAGCCTGACGACTATGGGCATTGGTTCGGATTGGAACGAAAATTTGCTGGACAAAATGGCCTCCCTATCGGGCGGCACTTCGGTTTATATCGACTCGCCCCGGAAAGTGGTGGAGGTATTTAAATCAACCATTCGTAATCTCAGTTCAGTGGTCGCTCGCGAGTTAACCATGAGCTTAAGCACGGCCACCGGCGTTACCCTCAAAGAGGCTTTCCAGGTTACGCCCCATATTCGTCGCCTGGACGTGCATGCCGAAAAAGCCGTACTTGGCCCGCTGGGCACCGGCACGGATAAAACTCTCTTGATGGAGTTTAGAGTAACCCAAGAAAATACACCCGGTAAAAAACGGCTCTTGCGTTTAACCGTAGATGGAGACGTTCCGGGCAAATCTGATCGGAGAAATTGGGAATGGGTAGAGTTTTTTGCCGAATTTATGCCCAGGCTTGAAGGCAGTATGGAAATTCCGCCCACCATTGTTACGGCCTTGGGTAAATTGGCTATCTTTAAAATGCAAGAAAAGGCTATGGAAGACCTGGAAAAAGGCCATATCAGCGCGGCTACCCAAAGGCTGGAAACAATGGCCACCCGTTTGTTAAACCTGGGCGAAACCGACCTGGCCCGGGCCGCTTTGCTTGAGGCCGGACGGTTGGCCAGAACAGGCGACCTTTCCACAGAAGGCCGGAAAAAGATTCGTTACGGAACGAGAAGTTTGTCAATATTGCCAAAGGAGATACACAGTGATTAA
- a CDS encoding serine/threonine-protein phosphatase, with protein MNFLRRLFSQPKTEPAPSTPIRPEEIDHETPEAGKINHLPCGLHVGKVTDVGQVRERNEDSLYTISSWIQYDYGQEIFGLMIVADGMGGHQKGDVASSVAARATANYILQDIYLPCLINNNPGPTPSISEVLVSAVQKANALVQQAAPEGGTTLTAALVMGHNAYIAHVGDTRAYFYHQNSMKQITEDHSLAQRLKDIGQATPEQVAQVEHVLYRAIGQGSTIEVDTYIQHLPSGSSLLLCSDGLWKGINNTDTIREIIGTSATPQEACERLAAVANENGGEDNITGIIVSMGLEN; from the coding sequence ATGAACTTTCTCCGCAGGCTCTTTTCACAACCAAAAACAGAACCCGCCCCCTCCACTCCAATCCGGCCAGAAGAAATTGACCACGAAACGCCAGAGGCCGGTAAAATCAACCACCTGCCCTGTGGTTTGCATGTTGGTAAGGTGACGGATGTAGGCCAGGTGCGCGAACGCAATGAAGATTCTTTGTATACCATTTCCTCTTGGATACAATATGATTATGGTCAAGAAATATTTGGCCTAATGATTGTGGCCGACGGGATGGGCGGCCATCAGAAAGGAGATGTGGCCAGTTCGGTAGCAGCCAGGGCTACAGCCAATTACATTTTACAAGACATCTACTTACCATGCCTCATCAACAATAATCCAGGCCCCACCCCTTCCATTAGTGAGGTATTGGTATCGGCCGTACAAAAGGCCAATGCCCTGGTTCAACAGGCTGCGCCAGAAGGCGGCACCACCTTAACCGCGGCCCTGGTGATGGGCCATAATGCTTACATTGCCCACGTAGGCGATACCCGGGCCTATTTCTATCATCAAAACAGTATGAAGCAGATTACCGAAGACCACTCCCTGGCCCAACGTTTAAAAGATATTGGCCAGGCTACGCCAGAGCAAGTGGCCCAGGTTGAACACGTTTTATATCGGGCCATTGGCCAGGGCAGCACCATTGAGGTAGATACATATATTCAACATTTACCATCCGGCAGTTCGTTACTCTTGTGCAGCGATGGCCTGTGGAAAGGGATTAATAATACCGATACCATCAGAGAGATCATAGGCACTTCGGCTACTCCCCAGGAAGCCTGCGAGCGACTGGCCGCAGTGGCCAATGAAAATGGCGGCGAGGATAATATTACGGGTATTATCGTTTCAATGGGTCTTGAAAATTAA
- a CDS encoding PQQ-binding-like beta-propeller repeat protein, translated as MTLETRHINPQKPPDTGEFDENILPKGAVLQSRYEIVKVLGVGGMGAVYLAQDLRFTGVTRMCAVKEMISTTPDPQVRRLAIQSFEREANLLVRLNHPGIPEIYDFFTESVRSYLVMEYVEGQNLEEILDATEGMLKTETVLDWANQVCDVLVYLHSQDPPIVFRDMKPANVMLRRLNGKIALIDFGIAKPFELAQKGTMIGTEGYSPPEQYKGIADPRGDVYALGATMHHLLTKRDPRLEPPFTFHEEPVRLLNPAVSEEISAAIMKSLEYDPEERFPSAQAFKDALQEALQGRSVVSNTASPSTQFLKPSAGATPTASPPPQQYPPQQYPPQPYPYPAPYPQQPYPMPYPPQPYPAPMGMMDEHPAMDDSILPIWTFKCEDEIRGKSAVADDSTLYVGVYDNNIYAIDLKNGEFQWKYPTDGGIAVKPFLYKDRLIFGSEDRIVYAISTLGRLIWTCPTEGRIRSSAVVEFDHAFFGSDDHRLYAVNAQTGRVIWRYETLAPVRSSPTLGDELVYVGSDDGHLHAIDLSTGAARWKFRTNRSITSSPVLYQDLVIVGGSDWNIYAVDAKSGYDAWRVRTSNAVISSPVVADGMVYIGSTDKHLLAIDVKTGRTLWKFDAGSPIVSTPAVTDEAVYFGTTKGEVISLNRKDKKIRWRFRTEGSVTASPLVKDGIVYIGSTDHNVYALPA; from the coding sequence GTGACGCTTGAAACACGACACATCAATCCGCAAAAACCCCCCGATACAGGTGAATTTGATGAAAACATTTTACCAAAAGGGGCCGTGCTGCAAAGCCGCTATGAAATTGTTAAGGTTTTGGGCGTAGGCGGCATGGGGGCCGTTTACCTGGCCCAAGACTTGCGCTTTACCGGCGTTACCAGAATGTGCGCCGTTAAAGAGATGATTAGCACCACGCCAGACCCCCAGGTGCGTCGCCTGGCCATTCAGAGCTTTGAGCGCGAAGCAAATTTGTTGGTGCGGCTAAACCACCCCGGCATCCCCGAAATCTATGATTTTTTTACCGAGTCTGTGCGCAGTTACCTGGTAATGGAGTATGTGGAAGGCCAGAACCTGGAAGAAATTCTTGACGCCACCGAAGGCATGCTCAAAACAGAAACGGTATTGGATTGGGCCAACCAGGTTTGTGATGTGTTGGTGTATCTGCACAGTCAAGACCCACCCATTGTTTTTAGAGACATGAAGCCGGCAAACGTGATGCTACGCAGGCTTAACGGCAAAATTGCCCTGATTGATTTTGGCATTGCCAAACCCTTTGAGTTGGCCCAAAAAGGCACCATGATCGGCACCGAGGGATATTCGCCGCCGGAGCAATATAAAGGCATCGCGGACCCCCGGGGCGATGTTTACGCCCTGGGGGCCACCATGCACCATTTGCTCACCAAACGAGACCCACGTTTGGAGCCGCCGTTTACCTTCCACGAAGAGCCGGTTCGCCTATTAAACCCTGCCGTTTCCGAAGAAATCAGCGCCGCAATAATGAAGTCCCTGGAGTATGATCCCGAAGAACGATTTCCTTCGGCGCAAGCTTTTAAAGATGCCTTGCAAGAAGCATTACAGGGCCGCTCAGTTGTTTCTAATACTGCCTCACCTTCTACTCAATTTCTAAAACCATCAGCGGGAGCTACGCCAACAGCGTCGCCTCCGCCCCAACAGTATCCGCCCCAACAATATCCACCCCAACCTTATCCCTATCCGGCTCCATATCCACAGCAGCCCTATCCTATGCCCTATCCGCCGCAGCCATACCCCGCCCCTATGGGCATGATGGATGAACACCCGGCCATGGATGATTCTATCCTGCCTATCTGGACTTTCAAATGTGAGGATGAAATCAGGGGGAAATCTGCGGTGGCCGACGACTCTACGTTGTACGTAGGTGTTTACGATAATAATATATATGCTATTGATCTTAAAAATGGCGAATTTCAGTGGAAATATCCCACCGACGGTGGGATTGCGGTAAAACCCTTTTTGTATAAAGACCGTTTGATTTTTGGCTCTGAAGACAGGATTGTTTATGCTATTTCAACCCTGGGCCGCTTGATCTGGACCTGTCCCACCGAAGGACGCATTCGTTCATCGGCCGTTGTTGAATTTGATCACGCCTTCTTTGGCTCCGACGACCACCGGCTTTACGCCGTTAACGCGCAAACCGGCCGGGTAATCTGGCGCTACGAAACCCTGGCCCCGGTTCGTTCTAGCCCTACCCTGGGGGATGAATTGGTGTATGTAGGTTCAGATGATGGGCACCTGCATGCGATAGACCTTTCTACGGGCGCCGCCCGCTGGAAATTTAGAACCAATCGCAGCATAACTTCCAGTCCGGTGCTTTACCAAGATTTGGTCATTGTGGGCGGCTCGGATTGGAATATTTATGCCGTTGATGCCAAAAGCGGCTACGACGCCTGGCGGGTACGCACCAGTAATGCTGTTATTTCAAGCCCGGTGGTGGCTGATGGCATGGTATATATTGGCTCAACCGATAAACATCTCTTGGCCATTGATGTTAAAACGGGCCGCACCCTTTGGAAGTTTGATGCTGGATCGCCCATTGTCTCAACACCGGCTGTCACTGACGAGGCAGTCTATTTTGGCACCACCAAGGGAGAGGTAATTAGTTTAAACCGAAAGGATAAAAAAATCCGCTGGCGGTTTAGAACAGAAGGTTCCGTAACCGCTTCTCCCCTGGTGAAAGATGGGATTGTATACATTGGCTCAACCGACCATAATGTTTACGCCTTGCCCGCTTGA
- a CDS encoding response regulator: protein METILCVDDEPTQLMLLRLALVRAGYRVLEAPNGQKGVELAVEHKPALIIMDLMMPVMDGATAIWHLKQNEATKHIPVLVLSAYTKGDQAKRALDIGAAELISKSLILTDLVDKVKNYLQ from the coding sequence ATGGAAACCATCCTCTGCGTTGACGATGAACCCACCCAGCTTATGCTTTTGCGCCTGGCCCTGGTGCGGGCCGGATACCGGGTTTTGGAGGCGCCTAACGGTCAAAAAGGAGTGGAGTTGGCTGTTGAGCATAAACCGGCCCTGATCATTATGGATTTGATGATGCCGGTGATGGATGGCGCCACCGCTATTTGGCATCTCAAACAAAACGAGGCTACCAAACACATTCCCGTGCTGGTGCTATCGGCCTATACCAAGGGCGACCAGGCCAAACGGGCTTTGGATATTGGCGCGGCAGAACTCATTTCAAAAAGCTTGATTTTAACAGATTTAGTGGACAAGGTAAAAAACTATCTTCAATAG
- the ppk1 gene encoding polyphosphate kinase 1: MAIAPSLAETEIAADGKRKKADSQIVYDLNDPALFINRELSLLEFNRRVLEEAEDKNNPLLERAKFLAIYSSNMDEFFMVRVAGLMQQAAAGVTTVPADGLTPVEQLTAIRKKVRLNLKALYRCFRDIRVSLREAGVHLLDYKDLNKSQKHALNQYFQDEIFPVLTPLAFDPGRPFPHISSLSLNLAVLVRDVKSNEISFARIKVPNTLPRLVPVKRARGDNRHTYRFVWLEDLITHNLADLFPGYEIVEAHLFRITRNADLEIEADEASDLLEAMEATVRRRRFGFVVRLTIAQGTPEHMVQLLANNLEVEPQDIYESKGPLGLSGLMSIMRIDRPDLKDPVYLPVIHPRLRHLEHREEIFDAIREGDILLHHPYDSFVPVVDFLKAAAHDPNVLAIKQTLYRAGSNSPVVAALMEATENGKQVSALVELKARFDEESNIVWARALERVGVHVVYGFMSLKTHSKISLVVRREDDQIRRYVHLATGNYNAVTANIYTDMGLFTCKPDFGDDASDLFNALTGYSKKEDYKKFLVAPLALRKRFAALIDREIKWAKKGEEARLIFKMNSLIDPGFIRHLYLASQAGVKIDLLVRGICGLRPGIPNLSHNIQIKSIVGRFLEHSRIYYFHNGNNPHIYLGSADLMPRNLNRRIETLFPIEDLALKQELIEILEISWADNVNARVLQTDGSYVRLSPDGKEPRDSQAALMTRAKCR, translated from the coding sequence ATGGCTATTGCCCCCTCCCTGGCTGAAACTGAGATAGCGGCTGACGGTAAACGTAAAAAGGCCGACTCGCAAATAGTTTATGATTTAAACGACCCGGCTTTGTTTATCAATCGCGAATTGAGTTTGCTGGAATTCAACCGGCGCGTTTTGGAAGAAGCTGAGGATAAAAATAATCCCCTCCTGGAACGAGCCAAGTTTTTGGCCATCTACAGCTCCAATATGGACGAATTTTTTATGGTGCGGGTGGCCGGTTTAATGCAGCAGGCCGCCGCCGGCGTAACCACCGTCCCCGCCGACGGCCTCACGCCGGTTGAACAACTAACGGCTATCCGTAAAAAAGTGAGGCTCAATCTTAAAGCCCTGTATCGCTGTTTTAGGGATATTCGGGTTAGTCTACGCGAAGCCGGCGTTCATCTGCTTGATTACAAGGATTTGAACAAATCCCAAAAACATGCTCTGAACCAATATTTCCAGGACGAAATCTTTCCGGTGCTTACCCCCCTGGCCTTTGACCCGGGCCGGCCGTTTCCGCACATTTCCAGCCTTAGCTTGAATCTGGCCGTCCTGGTGCGCGATGTCAAGAGCAATGAGATTTCTTTTGCCCGCATCAAAGTGCCCAATACCCTGCCCCGCCTGGTGCCGGTGAAACGGGCCAGGGGCGATAACCGCCATACCTACCGTTTTGTCTGGCTTGAAGATTTGATTACCCATAATCTGGCCGACCTGTTCCCCGGCTATGAAATTGTTGAAGCCCATCTGTTTCGGATTACCCGCAACGCCGATTTAGAAATTGAAGCCGATGAAGCATCTGATTTGCTGGAAGCCATGGAAGCCACCGTGCGGCGACGACGTTTTGGGTTTGTGGTGCGCCTGACCATCGCCCAGGGCACGCCGGAACACATGGTGCAGTTGTTGGCCAACAACCTGGAGGTTGAGCCGCAAGACATCTATGAAAGTAAAGGCCCGCTGGGCTTGAGCGGCCTGATGTCCATCATGCGCATTGACCGGCCTGATTTAAAAGACCCGGTCTACCTGCCTGTAATTCACCCCCGTTTACGCCACCTGGAACACCGAGAAGAAATCTTTGACGCCATTCGGGAAGGCGACATTTTACTGCATCACCCCTACGACTCATTTGTGCCGGTGGTGGATTTCCTCAAAGCTGCGGCGCATGATCCCAACGTATTGGCCATTAAACAAACGCTTTATCGCGCCGGTTCAAACTCGCCGGTGGTGGCAGCCTTGATGGAAGCTACCGAAAACGGCAAGCAGGTCTCGGCCCTGGTAGAATTGAAAGCTCGCTTTGACGAAGAAAGCAACATTGTGTGGGCCAGGGCTTTGGAGCGCGTGGGCGTGCATGTGGTTTACGGCTTTATGAGTTTAAAAACGCATTCAAAAATTTCCCTGGTGGTCCGCCGCGAAGACGACCAGATTCGGCGCTACGTGCACCTGGCTACGGGCAATTACAACGCCGTCACCGCCAATATCTATACCGATATGGGCCTTTTTACCTGCAAGCCCGATTTTGGCGATGACGCCTCGGACCTGTTCAACGCGCTCACCGGTTACTCCAAAAAAGAAGATTACAAAAAGTTCCTGGTGGCTCCGCTGGCCCTGCGCAAACGGTTTGCCGCCTTAATTGATCGAGAAATCAAATGGGCCAAAAAAGGCGAAGAGGCCAGACTTATTTTTAAGATGAATTCCCTGATTGATCCGGGGTTTATTCGTCACCTCTACCTGGCTTCGCAGGCGGGAGTGAAGATAGATTTGCTGGTGCGCGGAATTTGCGGCCTGCGGCCGGGCATTCCCAACTTGAGTCATAATATCCAGATCAAAAGTATTGTGGGCCGCTTTTTAGAACACTCGCGGATTTACTATTTTCATAACGGCAATAATCCCCACATTTATCTTGGTTCAGCCGACTTAATGCCCCGCAACTTGAACCGCCGCATTGAAACCCTCTTTCCCATTGAGGACTTGGCCCTTAAACAAGAGTTAATAGAAATCCTGGAAATCTCGTGGGCCGACAACGTAAACGCCCGCGTTTTGCAGACCGACGGCAGTTACGTCCGTTTGTCTCCTGACGGTAAGGAACCCAGGGATAGCCAAGCCGCGTTGATGACCAGGGCCAAGTGTCGTTAG